A DNA window from Trichosurus vulpecula isolate mTriVul1 chromosome 2, mTriVul1.pri, whole genome shotgun sequence contains the following coding sequences:
- the LOC118839836 gene encoding LOW QUALITY PROTEIN: olfactory receptor 14C36-like (The sequence of the model RefSeq protein was modified relative to this genomic sequence to represent the inferred CDS: inserted 1 base in 1 codon), whose product MSNFTLVNDFLLMGFSDIRELQIIYSFLFLLVFLATLLGNLLIVTVTTIDRRLHTPMFFFLRNLSIVDACYITVILPKASINSLLNSRTISKSECVAQIFLVVFFVYVELTCLTIMARDRYVAICHPLHYTVIMRPRVCMQMTLTCLLTGLLYASFHTGYTFRLPFCQSNVIHQFFCDIPSLLKLSCSETFSNEMIVIASSLGVGGGCFTFIIASYVHIFSTVLKFPVKEDQRKAFSTCIPHIIVVLVFLISGFYVXPSTTFSFCIH is encoded by the exons ATGTCTAACTTTACCCTTGTGAATGACTTCCTCCTCATGGGGTTTTCTGACATCCGAGAATTGCAGAttatatattcttttctcttcttactgGTTTTCTTGGCTACCCTGTTGGGGAATCTGCTTATAGTCACTGTTACAACTATTGACAGGCGTCTTCACACTCCCATGTTCTTTTTCCTTAGGAATCTGTCCATTGTGGATGCCTGCTACATAACAGTCATTCTCCCTAAAGCATCCATCAATTCCTTGTTGAACAGCAGAACTATCTCAAAGAGTGAGTGTGTGGCCCAGATATTCCTTGTGGTTTTCTTTGTCTATGTGGAATTGACCTGCCTTACCATCATGGCACGTGATCGCTATGTTGCCATATGCCACCCACTCCACTACACGGTGATCATGAGACCCCGAGTCTGTATGCAGATGACATTGACATGCTTGCTTACTGGCCTCTTGTATGCAAGTTTCCATACAGGTTACACATTTCGTTTGCCTTTCTGCCAATCCAATGTgatccatcagttcttttgtgACATTCCCTCTTTACTCAAACTCTCTTGCTCTGAGACTTTCAGTAATGAAATGATTGTAATTGCCTCTAGCTTGGGGGTTGGAGGTGGCTGCTTTACCTTCATCATTGCTTCTTATGTTCACATATTTTCCACTGTATTGAAATTTCCAGTGAAAGAAGACCAAAGAAAAGCCTTCTCCACTTGCATCCCCCACATCATCGTTGTATTGGTGTTTCTGATCTCAGGCTTTTATG TACCTTCGACCACCTTCAGTTTCTGCATCCATTAA